Sequence from the Panicum virgatum strain AP13 chromosome 5N, P.virgatum_v5, whole genome shotgun sequence genome:
AATACGAGACTGACTGCATGATATCGGTTAGGCAGTTTCGGGTCGTGGTCGCGAGCCCAACTGAAGAATCCAGTACAACACATTGCACAAGGCCATCCCGAAGTGGCTCCACTTCTTGTCCAGGAGGATGTTGCTCCACTTGATGTCGCGATGCACCACCTTGGGCTCAAGCCCTTGGTGCAGGTACGTGATTCTACATTGAGTCGATGATGATGCTACATCTTACCATGGCACCATTTCTGCAGGATGGTCACAAATAGATTTAATCTTGTCTCTAAATATGAAGTTATTGGTCAGTTTCACAATCTAAAATAAGTGGGATCAGTGGTGGACTATGTGGACATGTTTGAGGAGATGGTAACCATGGTCAGGTGAAATTGCCCATCTTTACCTGACACTACCTGAGCTACGGTTTCCGGTCAGGTCTGGGGCCCGGGCTGCAAGGGTTCCCCAGTCGCCGTGGTATTCCGAACATCGCGCCGGCGAGCGTCTGGCCGGTGTACGGAACGTCCACCATGGTCGCGGCCGGTCAAGGTGTCCgcaaaagggaaaagaaattgTGGCCCTATCCATGGGTGGCGGCAACCTAGTTGCCACTCCCTAGCGGGTAGGAATAGGAATCGGGGCGACCGGAGACGAGTGTcatggtctgaccggttgctggAGGGAGACGGGGAGCAATGCCCAGCAGCTGGTTCTCTTTAAGCTCCCCAACAACCCTCGATCAGCCGACAACAAGACGGCTTCGGCGGTCGAGCCGGCTACTGCGGATGCACCCCAGTCCCCACCAGCTGATGTGGTGACATTCGAAATGCAGGAGCCGACAAGACCTAAGGTGGCGACGGATTTCTAGGATATAATGCACTGATGGCCACGGGTTGCACACCAGGGTCCGCCCCATAGGTTGACGAGGAGGCCACCTTGAGCTGTTGGTGCTGGAGCCTGAGAAAGCCGAGGAGGTTGTTGGGCTGAGCCAAATGACTGTGGCTGGCCTAGAGGAATCAACCCGGAGGGACCATCTACCCCTCGAAGAATAAACGGTAAAGGAGCAAAGAAAAGAATCGTAAAAGGAAGGTGAATGGGATGGAAAATGAAGGACACCGGAGGAGAAAGAGAGCCGGCGAAGAAAGAGGtggagcgccgccaccggagAACAAAGATGTGGAACAGGAAGACAAGAATTGACAATGGCGCAAAAGAAAACAGAAGATCTGGAGTtcgaaggagagagagagagagagagagagagagagagagagagagagagagagagagagagagtcgccGGAGAAGGAGAAGAGAGTGAGGGGAACGGCCGGCGCCAGGACAGGTCGGGTCCACAAAACGCAATAGGCTCGAAAACAAATGCAGTACAGAGGGAATACACGGAGAAAGAGTAGCTGACACAGATCCAGAGTGTGGAATGAACGGTGATGAGACAGTTCCTAGAACATACGTTCAGTAAAGCATTTTCGTTCATTCTCGATCAGGACACTTGGCGTATTTATGGCttccaaaaaaaatcatgtACACACTGGGAGTGGCAACACCTTCTGCCACCATCAACCATCATACAAAAACATTGTGGGCCAAACAGCTCTGAACCCTGAACGAAGTTCTCAACACTTGGTGAGATGCCCAAGAGAGTACTCCTGGTCAAAACCTAGGTAGGAATCTGACACCAAAATCAGTTTCGTCTCCTGAAAGAAAATTCCCTCGTGAGAATAGAAAAAGATAGAAGTTTCTCTCAGAAATTCAAAGCATGTCTATGATGTTCATGGTTAATGCAGACTCAGGATGCAATCATATTGGTTCATGTCTGTTTGTATATTCCTTTAGGTTCAACATAGCAGAAAGCCAAAGTCCCCAGTTACACCTCTTCCTCCTATCCCCATCTCCATTTCTCTTGGATCGGCATATAAAATTGTGCACTATCCATCATAGAACAAATGGATAAGGCAGTTTAGTGGCAGGGTGTTGACTGTGCACTATGCTAAAAGGGTCATCAAATTCATTGTGCTTGTTATAACAAAGCTAACTGTGTAGTAACTCGTGGAATAAATTTTCTCAAGATCTTCACACTTAGCATATCCTAGCCAAGCACATCTTAGCCAAGCAAAATTCATTTACCTGGATATTGAACATCTGTGGCAATTCCATGCGAGTGTTAACCTCCCGATCTGCAAAATTAATTCTTTTTAGACCATACAGCTCTGAGCTTGTAGCATTCGCCAGGACCAGCCACCAAGCTTCTTGTGTTTTGCCTACAGAAAACATCAAAAGGGTCAATGCAAAACAACCATCGAAGTTCAACAACAAACATTAATCAGAACACATCAAATAGAAAACACTACAAAAAATTGGAAGTCCCAACAAGTGTAGAAGGCAGTGATGTGCATAGGTCACTCCaacctactccctccatcccaaaataaatgcagtCCTAGGATCGAGCATGCAAACTAATATTAGGTGTAAAATTACAAAAATTAGGGCTGCAAATGGGTCACCCTtatgtgcacctccaaccctccttagtttaaaattttgtactaatttttcaaATTGAGATATGGTTTTGAAGAATTAGTAAAAAAATTTGAACTAAGAAGGGTTGGAGGGGCACCTAAGGGTTACCAATTGGCACCCCTAACAAAAATACATCTTGTCTTTTGTGATTATTGGATGAGGTATTAGTTTGTGAGAATTTTTTGGAAATGATCTTTGTGATGAGTAAAATGGATGTCAACTCTTTTGTATTGATGAACAgtgcaaatatatatatatacaagggGAACAGGCAGTTGCCTGTTGCGAAGGGGCCAATAGCCCGAAGGGGCCAAATGCCCAAAAGGTGTCCGTTGGCACCAAAAGATGTCTATTGCTATGCCTACTGTACAAGTGTCATTAGCAGTTGCTAATGACACCATTAATCCTAATTGATCACTATTAATTAATCCTAATTAATcctaacactcccccttgatcaattgTCTTGTTGGCATCGTTACTTGTTCATCAGTTATTGTCTTGAAGCTTTGGAaaaaccctgtgggaaaaaaCCAAAGTATTTCGATATACCAGGTAAAACTCCTCAAAACCCTGTGGGAAAATAAGGAGAAACGCCATGATATATAACTCCCAATGTTCATAGACCCTTTAGGCAATTCTAAAGACATAGTCTAAAACAATTTGATCTAAGATCAATATGTCATATATTATCCTTGAAAAAACTCTGTGAGGAAAAATAGATAATATTACAATTTCATGTGTTAACATTACCACATTAAAAACTTTATGTGAGAAAACTCTTTTAGAAGTAAAActcatataaagaaaagagtgtaaTGTGATGCTTATGTAGATTATATCTCAATGAGATTCTCCCCCTGATTCTTGCAAATCTCTAAGCCTTCTCATACCAATGCCCTCAATGCATTTACGAAATGCAGTGTATGGTAGAGATTTTGTGAATAAATCAGCTAGATTATCACAAGATTTAGTTTGCAAGATTTCGATCTCTCCATTCTTTTGGAGTCATGGGGGTAGAACAACTTAGGGATAATATGCTTAGTCATATTACTCTTAATATAACCTGATTCCATCTGAGTAACACATGCTGAATTATCCTCAAAGATAATTGTTGGTGTATCAATCACACCGATACCGCATGACATGTGGTTTATCATTCTGCGAAGCCATACGCATTCGCGTGATGCTTCGTATAAAGCTATTATTTCAGAATGATTGGTGGATGTAGATACTAAGGTCTGCTTTGTAGACTTGCAAGATATTGATGTATTACCTTGTAAGTATACAAAGCCAGTTTGTGATCTACCATTGTGGGGATCTGATAAATATCCAGCATTAGTATATCCTAACAAAACTGGATCTTGACTTCTACTATAAAACAATCCAAGATCTCTAGTGCCATTGAGGTATCTAAATACTGTTTTAATTCCTACCCAATGACGTTTGGTAGGAGCAGCACTATGTCTTGCTAATAAATTAACTGCAAATTCAATATCCGGTCGGGTATTGTTAGCAAGATACATAAGTTCTCCAATAGCACTCAGGTATGGGACATGTGGTCCTAatacctcttctccttcctctcgtGGTCTAAAAGGATCTTTCTTGACGTCTATGGATCTTACTACCATGGGAGTCTTTGTAGGATATGATTTGTCCATATTGAATTTCTTTAATATTTTCTCGACATAGGTAGCTTGGTATACAAATATACCAGTGGGTAAATGCTCAAGTTGTAAACCTAAGCAGAATTTTGTTTAACCCAAATCCTTCATTTCAGACTCCATCTTTAAATGATGACGTGCTTCATTAATATCGGTTTCGTTGCCAATGATATTTAGATCATCAACGTATACCGATATGATACAAAATCATGTTGATGATTTTTTAATGAAGACGCATGGACAGTCATCATTATTTATGTATCCCTTCAATTTAAGGAATTCACTTAACCGATTGTACCACATTCAGCCTGACTGCTTTTAGCCATATAATGACTTTTGCAATTTAATGCAATACATGTTGCGATTTGCCTTGGGATTCGGTATGCTAATTCCCTCAGGAACTTTTATGTATATATTTGAATCTAATGACACATATAAGTATGCGGTCACGAAGTCCATCAACTACATAGATAGACGATTTTGTACTGCCAGAGATATTAAGTATCGGAAGGTTATTCCGCTCATTACCGGAGAGTAAGTTTCGTTTAAATCAACGCCAGGTCTTTGCGTAAAACCTTGTGCCACCAGCCTTGCTTTATATCTCACCACTTCATTGTTTTCATTCCTTTTACAAACGAAAACCCATTTGTATCCCACAGGAAGGATACCAGGAGGTGTTGGCATTACTGCCGAAAATACCTTCCTTTTATTAAGCGAGGCTATCTCAGTTTCAATTGCAACCTTCCACTTATCCCAGTCCGAGCGCTTCTTGCACTCAGTCATAGACTTAGGATCTGAATCGATTTCAAGGATATTTGCAATTTGTTTAGAGAAGTAACAGTCGACTATTATGGACTTACGGTCATAAGACTCTCCAGTCTCAATGAAATTTATAGCTATTTCATTTACCTTAAAGATTCATCATGACTTCCCGAAACGATGGATCTAGGGTCTTTCGATGTTCCAGCCTCAGTGTTTATGCGCATATCTGAGCTGGGGTGTGGATTATAAATATCCACAAGACATACAATGTCCTCTAGGTGTCTTTCAACCAAACGTTGAGTTGTATTTCCAGTATTCTTTTGCTTGTTTGCAATTGCATCCTGCTTCTTGGGAGTGCTTCCCCCCCTCTTTTTGCCAAGTTGGGGATGAGTGGTTTTATTAGGTACCTCCACTCTTTCGGGCATATTCCTTGTAGGATGGAGAGACTTTGTGACACCTTTATAATCTGTAAAAGCGTCTCGCAAATTATttgcaatattttgcaaatcaATAATTCTCTGAACCTGTTGTTTAGCTTCTGTAGTACGTGGATCAAAAAATTGGATGCCTTTTGCATTCCAATCTATTTCCTGGCATTCCTTTTGGTACAATTCTCCCCCTAATGCCGGGAAATGGTCCTCATTAAAAATACAATCAGCGAATCGGGCAGTAAATAGATCCCCTGTCATAGGTTCTAAGTACTTTATGATTGACGGAGATGAATATCCGATATAGATCCCCAATTTCCTGTAGGGGCCCATGGATGTTCGCTGAGGTGGTGAAATGGGTACGTATATTGCGCACCCAAATTTACGCAAATCGGAAATACTTGGTGGATTCCCACGTACTAACTGCAATGGGGAGGTTTCATGATATGCAGTTGGTCGTAGTTGTATTAGGTCAGCAGCGTGCAGAACTGCGTGACCCCAACATGACGAAGGCAATTTGCAATTCATCAACATAGGTCTTGCAATGAGCTTGATTCTTTTAATCAATGATTCAGCCAAACCATTTTGAGTATGTACGTATGGGACTGAATGCTGAACCTGAATTCCCAAGGACATGCAATATTCATTGAAAACATGGGACGAGAATTCAGCAGCATTATCCATATGAATTGACTTAATTCGATGTTCAGGATAATAGGCTTTCAACTTTATAAGTTGAGCCATTATTTTGGCAAAAGCATGGTTGCGTGTCAACAACAGAGACACGTGAGACCAACGCGTAGATGCGTCTATCAATACCATGAAGTACCTGAACTGCCCCGATAATGGTTGATTGGACCACAAATATCTCCTTGAATTCGTTCAAGGAATTTTAGTGGTTCAGCTCGAATTTTAAGATATGATGGTCTTAAAATCAATTTTCCTGTTGCACAAGCAGTGCAACCAAAATCTTTATCTTGGGGAAATTTTATCTTTTCCCTATCATGACCTATGGAATTGCCGATAATTTTTTGCATCATCCCTATTCCAGGGTGCCCAAGTCGATCATGCCAGTTTCGGAATGTATCGgcgttttgaaaaattatctTATAAGTAACATGAGCAATGGGCTTTATGTATGTAAAGTACAATCCAGTTTGAAGTGAAGAAAACTTCTCACAGATTTGTTTGCCAAATCTCATGAGTTTAGTTAAGAGTAGGAATTCCTCTTTATTATCCTGATGTGTTTCCACATGGAAACCATTTTACGGATATCTCTATAACTTAGAAGTGTACGGGTCGAATCGGGATACAACAAGGCATCCTCCATCGTTATCTGTGTACCCATAGGGAGAGTAATAGTAGCTTGACCTGAACCAACTATCAACGCATCTTGACCAGCAATGGTCATAatatttccttctcttttctcaaGAGTTTGGAAATATTTTATCTCTCTAAGTATAGAATTTGTGGTACATGAGTCCACAAGATATAATTCTTCCTCCTTTGGATTGTTATCAACAGACATCTTGCAGAAGTCCGGCGAGATCGCCGGCGAGGTCACCGGTGAGTGCTCCAAGTCCCACGAACTTCCGCCGGCGATTTCTTTCCTTGTCTTTGTTCCTTTCTCTTCCTGTAGCGTCAGCGGTGGTCAGAGCTTGTGTGCGTGATAACGTGTGATGAGTAAAATGGGTGTCAACTCTTTTGTATTGATGAAcagtgcatatatatatatatatatatatatatatatatatatatatatatatatatatatatatatatataaggggAACTGGCAGTTGCCTGTTGCGAAGGGGCCAATAGCCCGAAGGGGCCAAATGCCCAAAAGGTGTCTGTTGGCACCAAAAAATGTCTATTGCTATGCCTACCATACAAGTGTCATTAGCAGTTGCTAATGacaccattaatcttaattgatCACTATTAATTAATCCTAACAATCTTATCTTTTGTGGTAGGTAAGTTAAGTTAGTAATTTTTATAGGATCAATTTAAACTCTATAGTTACACTTATTTTGGGATGAAAAGAGTATACCACGAAAACATTTCCATGCGTGTCGTGGCGGACCTTGGACCCATCTTCGGTCAAAACCATCACGTGCTGACCACACTGCCGCGCGCGGGGAAGCAAAGCAAACTCCCGCACGGCTACCTCCTGCTTCCTCTGCCCAGTCGCCTGCGCACAGCTGTGACTCTGTTGGTTGCTGCTGGGGAGACCAACCAACTTACCAACCACCCAGCGCCAGCGAGAGCCGGAAGATGACGACGCGGAACCGACCAAGGCGAGGTGGCCAGCCTcggtgccgtgccgtgccgccgccgacgtctCCCCTCTTCCGGCTCAAGGGCGTCCGGGCTCTGTCCCCGCTCCCCTGACAGAACAGAACAGCCAGGTGCCCAGGTCCCATGAGAAGGCGAGAAAAAAGAAATGCCAAACGCATCGATTGGACCCATCTACAAGTGATGTTTGTTTAGTCAACTGGCGTCGCCGCACGCCTTGGTCAGCTCGTCTCTAGCAcgcgccatcggccatcctccGCCGGCACGTCTCTCCGCCGAGATCCTTAAAGGCAAAGAAACCGCGCGATTTATGCCGGCCATCTGGAGCGGCCCGCAAAGATGCCACCGCCacaggaggagcagcagcagccgcaccgGCCTCAAGGAGGCCGCCGTCCCCGCCCacctcccgcgccgccacccaTGGCGTACTCCGACGACATGGTGGCGTTCTACGACGCCTGGGTGGGCCGCGAGGAGCAGATCGTGGCCGACCTCACGGCCGCGCTGGCCCTGCCGCCCCGGCGCCAGCGCGACGCGCTGGCGCCGCTCGtggacgccgccgtcgaccaCGTCGCCGCCTACTACGAGCACAAGGCCCGCCTCGCCGACCGCGACGTGGTGGCCGCTCTCGACCCGCGCTGGCTCAACCCGCTCGAGCGCACCTTCCTGTGGGCCTGGGGCTGGAAGCCCGCGCTCGTGTTCCGCTtcgtggaggccggcggcggcggcggcggcatgggccccgcgcagcggcgcgcgctcgaggacctccgcgccgccacggcggccgcggagcggGGGGTGGAccgcgaggtggcggccgcgcagGAGTCCCTGGCGGGCCCGCGCGTGCTGGCCGCGCTGCGCCGCCAGGCCCCGCGGGACGGGGGTGAGGCGGACGACGCCGTGGCCGAGGTCGGGCGCTCGCTGCGCGTGCTGCTGGGCGCGGCCGACGCGCTGCGGGAGCGCACGCTGCGCGGCGTCGTCGGCCTGCTGGCGCCGGACCAGGCGGGCGCGTTCCTGGCGGCCATGCTCAGGTTCCACCTCGgcgtccgccgcgccggccgcgacTGGAGCCCCGGCCATCGGGGCGTCTAATGCGCATCGTGTCAAAACGGCCGTCGTCAAGCTAAGTCTCAGGTTGGTCTCAGGAGCTCAAAGTCCAGCGTCGTCGTGTGTCAGCGTCAAGAGTCAGTGAGGTGGTCGGAGTCTCTGTTTTCGTTTTCCCGGTCGGTTGGTACTTCGTGTGTCTGTAGCGGATTTCAGAGGATCTATCAATGGAATCTGGTGAGTTCGTGTCCAACTGTAGGGTTGGTCCAAGCAAAAGCGTGGGCATTTGcagttttgcacttgttcagtaTTCGCAAGTAACAATGCAAGAATTGATCGATTCCGTGCCTCGACTGCACTTACGTGTTAAATCACAAGCATATTCGGACGTACATACATTTGCTTGCCAAAGTTTGCCACACCTGGAGCAATCATAAAAGGTGCATTGACATGTAAAGAAACGACTTGGGGTAACGATCGTACCTCAAAACGTTGTGCATATGCTAAATAGGCCGTGCGAAACAGAGTAGCCACTCTGTTCTCCATCTTCGAGCACAAAACAGTGTAGAGAATATGGTCGCGCCTAAGGCTAAATAAGCATGGGGAAGcatcatttttcttcttttatatTTTGGAGTAAAGATTT
This genomic interval carries:
- the LOC120673755 gene encoding protein DOG1-like 4; this translates as MPPPQEEQQQPHRPQGGRRPRPPPAPPPMAYSDDMVAFYDAWVGREEQIVADLTAALALPPRRQRDALAPLVDAAVDHVAAYYEHKARLADRDVVAALDPRWLNPLERTFLWAWGWKPALVFRFVEAGGGGGGMGPAQRRALEDLRAATAAAERGVDREVAAAQESLAGPRVLAALRRQAPRDGGEADDAVAEVGRSLRVLLGAADALRERTLRGVVGLLAPDQAGAFLAAMLRFHLGVRRAGRDWSPGHRGV